A stretch of Bos indicus isolate NIAB-ARS_2022 breed Sahiwal x Tharparkar chromosome 24, NIAB-ARS_B.indTharparkar_mat_pri_1.0, whole genome shotgun sequence DNA encodes these proteins:
- the ADCYAP1 gene encoding pituitary adenylate cyclase-activating polypeptide: MTMCSGARLALLVYGILMHSSVYGSPAASGLRFPGIRPENEVYDEDGNPQQDFYDSESPGVGSPASALRDAYALYYPAEERDVAHGILNKAYRKVLDQLSARRYLQTLMAKGLGGTPGGSADDDSEPLSKRHSDGIFTDSYSRYRKQMAVKKYLAAVLGKRYKQRVKNKGRRIPYL, from the exons ATGACCATGTGTAGCGGAGCGAGGCTGGCCCTGCTCGTTTACGGGATACTGATGCACAGCAGCGTCTACGGCTCACCTGCCGCCTCCGGACTCCGGTTCCCGGGGATCAG GCCGGAGAACGAGGTGTACGACGAGGACGGAAACCCGCAGCAGGACTTCTACGATTCGGAGTCTCCGGGCGTGGGGAGCCCCGCCTCCGCGCTGCGCGATGCCTACGCGCTCTACTACCCCGCGGAGGAAAG AGATGTCGCCCACGGGATCCTTAATAAGGCCTACCGCAAAGTGCTGGACCAGCTGTCCGCCAGGAGATACCTGCAGACGCTCATGGCCAAGGGCTTGGG TGGGACCCCGGGCGGCAGCGCGGACGACGACTCGGAGCCGCTCTCCAAGCGCCACTCGGACGGCATCTTCACTGACAGCTACAGCCGCTACCGGAAACAAATGGCTGTTAAGAAATACTTGGCTGCTGTTCTAGGGAAAAGGTATAAACAAAGGGTTAAAAACAAAGGACGGCGAATACCGTATTTGTAG